One window from the genome of Candidatus Beckwithbacteria bacterium encodes:
- a CDS encoding HAD hydrolase-like protein → MNSENYQPYVLTQDTKSIFSIFDRDYPIQFNDRIDQYFGELVQAISLAYPNIETYMETDMQAKLGSKVSTELEQNPQKVCLCLDRFLLTDLESRFPNQFARLAITRTNDGRKNSRQGNLPIDQQFQSIAASIENRSLIIVDDGLFSGGTTQFVIDKLYRFGVKKSQVEKIIAFLGNSQVTQLDNIPIEFIADIPNLFEWIDIRDFGVFGGKQLATSRKNNVTTAIPYLFPWSLGEGASLDKSGQLFTVSQKMIQSFISLISDFEAITGKPFKFRDLVKSGFPLPTNQDKTISISINNKVIEYLQLCIETIKTEQQREVIVLDMDGTLYQLDGKNNGYSSSRLEATVLENCQKFIITTENCSPETAKITMAQGLKDPIGLSNFLSQRYEITREDYFNIVWNINPKNLIANYQTQAETVKQLSKTGKKLILLTTAAKVWQEQVINFLGLTDCFESIYTGESFTQKEEIFKILSERYRPENITSVGDQEITDIIAAAAFGCKTLLVQSPNDFERLLI, encoded by the coding sequence ATGAATTCTGAAAATTATCAACCATACGTACTCACACAAGATACGAAAAGCATTTTTAGTATTTTCGATAGGGATTATCCTATTCAATTCAATGATCGGATTGATCAATATTTTGGTGAACTAGTCCAGGCTATTTCACTAGCCTATCCAAACATTGAAACCTACATGGAAACTGATATGCAGGCAAAATTAGGGTCAAAAGTGTCAACTGAATTAGAGCAAAATCCGCAAAAGGTTTGTCTTTGTCTAGATCGTTTTCTTCTTACAGATCTTGAATCTAGATTTCCTAATCAATTTGCAAGATTAGCCATTACTCGAACAAACGACGGCAGGAAAAACTCCCGGCAAGGAAATCTACCAATTGACCAACAATTTCAATCAATCGCCGCTTCAATTGAAAATAGGTCTCTTATTATTGTTGATGACGGCTTATTCAGTGGTGGTACGACTCAATTCGTTATAGATAAACTCTATCGATTTGGGGTTAAAAAATCTCAAGTGGAAAAAATTATTGCTTTTCTTGGCAATTCTCAGGTCACTCAACTTGATAATATTCCCATTGAATTTATAGCTGACATTCCCAATCTTTTTGAATGGATCGATATTCGAGATTTCGGTGTGTTCGGCGGCAAACAACTTGCAACCAGCCGTAAAAATAATGTTACAACCGCTATTCCTTATCTTTTTCCCTGGAGTTTAGGTGAAGGTGCTAGCCTCGATAAAAGTGGTCAACTATTTACTGTCAGCCAGAAAATGATCCAATCTTTTATTTCACTTATATCTGATTTTGAAGCTATAACAGGCAAGCCTTTTAAATTTAGAGATTTAGTTAAATCCGGGTTTCCTCTACCAACTAATCAAGACAAAACAATTTCAATCAGTATAAATAATAAAGTAATTGAATATTTACAGCTCTGCATAGAAACCATTAAAACCGAACAACAAAGAGAAGTAATTGTGTTGGACATGGATGGAACTCTTTACCAACTAGACGGAAAAAATAACGGGTATTCTAGTTCAAGGCTTGAAGCAACTGTTTTGGAAAATTGTCAAAAATTTATTATTACCACCGAAAATTGCTCGCCGGAAACAGCCAAAATAACTATGGCTCAAGGTTTGAAAGATCCAATTGGTCTAAGCAATTTTCTCAGTCAACGTTACGAAATAACAAGGGAGGATTATTTTAATATTGTCTGGAATATTAATCCAAAAAATTTAATCGCCAATTATCAAACTCAAGCAGAAACAGTTAAACAATTGTCAAAAACAGGTAAAAAATTAATTTTATTAACCACTGCTGCCAAAGTTTGGCAAGAACAAGTCATTAACTTTTTAGGCTTAACAGATTGTTTTGAATCAATATATACCGGAGAATCATTTACTCAAAAAGAGGAAATATTTAAAATACTAAGCGAAAGATATCGACCAGAGAATATTACTTCTGTTGGTGATCAAGAAATAACTGATATTATTGCCGCTGCCGCTTTTGGCTGTAAAACTTTATTAGTACAAAGTCCAAATGATTTTGAAAGGTTACTTATATGA
- a CDS encoding YerC/YecD family TrpR-related protein produces MSNLYRAILKLKNTGEVAAFWRDLLTLKEIKIIDKRFAMAELLYQGIPYAKIAKKLHVSTTTVTRTAYWLKHGKGGYQLVLSRLKKGDSFTK; encoded by the coding sequence ATGTCCAATTTATACCGGGCAATTTTAAAATTAAAAAACACTGGTGAAGTCGCCGCTTTCTGGCGTGACCTATTAACTTTAAAAGAAATTAAAATCATTGACAAGCGTTTTGCCATGGCCGAGCTTTTATACCAGGGTATCCCCTACGCCAAAATCGCTAAAAAACTTCACGTTTCCACCACCACGGTCACCCGCACGGCTTATTGGCTCAAGCACGGCAAAGGCGGCTATCAATTAGTCCTTTCTCGTCTCAAAAAAGGAGACTCCTTTACGAAGTGA